A window from Planococcus sp. MB-3u-03 encodes these proteins:
- a CDS encoding IDEAL domain-containing protein, which produces MENYYSYADFMKAMAQTKKITEAEKLLNEIYLDLFLKHVHREQQETQLLALIDEALDHNDRKSFDTYTAQLQELKREEE; this is translated from the coding sequence ATGGAAAACTATTATTCTTATGCTGACTTCATGAAAGCGATGGCTCAAACGAAAAAGATCACGGAAGCGGAAAAGCTGCTGAATGAGATCTATCTGGATCTGTTCTTGAAGCATGTTCACCGCGAACAGCAGGAAACGCAATTGCTGGCACTTATCGACGAAGCCCTGGATCATAACGACCGCAAATCTTTTGACACATATACTGCGCAGCTGCAAGAGCTGAAGCGGGAAGAAGAATAA